Within the Nitrospira sp. genome, the region CCGACATGGGCGACGATCTCGTGGTCACCGTCATTGCGACCGGGTTCGATCGCGGCGACGAAGTGATCAAACCGGCGCCGGCGGAACGCCCGACCGCGAAGCCCGCCGTACGCTCCGGACAGCAGGTCTTGGCCGGAGTGTCCGCCGGTCAAACTGAACGGCCGGCGCGGGACCTGGATCGGCCGGCGTTTTTGCGCAGGTTGAGCGAGCAACGGGAGGCCAAGGAGCGGGTTGGTCTCCTGCCCGATGACGAATGGGACGTGCCCACGTTTCTTCGGAAGCAAGCGGACTGACCGGGGAATCCGATCGGGCTCGACGAGGAAAGGCCAAGGTGTTGGCGGCGGCGGCCGCTCGTGGCACAATCGGGATGTGACAGATCTGGGAGTCATTACGCTGGCTGGCTTCGCCTCGGAATCCGAGGGAATCCTGCATTTCTTCGGGACGCGCCGCGCGGGCAGTCTTCCTCCGGGAGAGCACGGGAACCGAGACGTCGCCAGTGCCGAGCGGCACCTCACGAGTCGTGACTCGCCGCTTCGCGAGGTGATCGCCGGGTGCCGAATCGCATCGGTCAAACAGGTGCATGGGACCGATGCGCTCGTCATGGATGCAGACGGTCCCTCGCCAGATGTCTTCGAGCGGGGGTGGGATGCACTGGTCACCGACCAGCCAGGTCTCTGTGTGACGGTTAAGACCGCAGACTGCGTGCCCGTGCTCCTCTACGATCCGATTCGTGGCGTAGTCGCCGCGATTCATGCCGGTTGGCGTGGAGCGGTCGGGGGCATTCTTCCGAAGACGCTTTCCCTCATGCAGCAACGGTTCGGTAGCGTCGCGCGGGACGTCCGGGTCGGCATCGGGCCGGCCGCCGGAGTCTGTTGTTACGAAGTCGATGGGCCGGTGCTGGCGCGCCTGCAGGAAGCATTCCCCGAATGGGAGGCGGTCGTGCGCGAACGGGACGGCGATCGAGGGAAGCTTCACCTGCACGCCCTGCTACGACGGCAAGCGACCGAGATAGGGGTGGATCAGGCGGGCATTCGGACCGCCGAGTATTGTACGATTTGCCGGGCCGACCTGTTTTATTCGCATCGCCGCGAGGGAACGGTCCGTGGCACGATGGTGAGCGGCATCGTCATGACCGCGCGCGGGTAGCGAGGTCGTGATGGTCGATGGAAACGGGGAGAACATCGGCCGCCGGATCGAAGCGATTCGGGCAGCTCTGCGTGCGGCCGCTCGTCGCGCAGGGCGGGATGCATCCTCGGTTCGGCTACTGGCGGCCACAAAAACGGTCTCCGTTGATCGCGTGCGCACGGCGTTGGCAGCCGGGCTCCGGCTGTTCGGCGAAAATCGCCTGCAGGAAGCGATGCCGAAGATCGAGGCGCTGGCCTCCGAACCGATCGAATGGCATTTCATCGGGCGCCTTCAACGGCGCAAGGTCAAACAGGTGGTCGGTCGTTTCGCGCTGATTCATTCCGTGGACAGCGTCGAGCTGGCTGAGGAGATCAATCGACGGGCGGAGGGGGCAGGCCTCATACAGCCGGTGTTGTTGGAAGTCAATGTGGCCGGAGAGGCAAGTAAGGGGGGATTTGCCCCTCATACGGTTGCGGAGATTCTCCCCGCTCTGGCCGCGATGCCGCATCTCTCGGTCCGTGGATTGATGACGATCCCACCCTATACGGAAGATCCGGAGGGCAGCCGGTCGGCCTTTCGTTCGTTGCGGGCATTGTCGGTGGAACTGTCGCGGAAGGGTATGGCGGGGATGGCGTTCGACGAACTGTCGATGGGGATGTCGAACGATTTTGCCGTGGCGGTCGAGGAAGGCGCGACGATCGTCCGCATTGGAACGGCGCTGTTCGGCGCGCGGCCGCAAACGGAGTGATCGATGAGTCTGGGTCAGCGCATCGCCTTTGTCGGAGCCGGCCAGATGGCGGAGGCGTTCATCGGCGGGCTGCTGAAGTCCGGCCTGTGCGACCGGACGCAGGTGCGTGCGAGCGATCCGAGTGCGGCGCGGCGAAGCCTGATGCAGCAGGAGTATGGAATCGATGCCGGGGTCGATAACGCTGCGATGGCTTCGTGGGCCGACATCATTGTACTTGCGGTCAAACCACAAATTTGCGAATCGGTCTTGGCCGGACTTCAGTCAGTACTGACTCGCCAGCTCGTGATCTCGATCGCGGCCGGTCTTCGACTCGGCTGGATTTGCGCTCGTGTACCGGAAGGGGTGCGCGTCGTTCGTGTGATGCCCAATGCGCCGGCGCTGGTGGGGGCCGGGATGTCGGCCGTGGCGGTGGCAGGCAGTGCGACGCCAGCCGACATGGACGTGGCCCTCCGTCTCTGTCGCGCCGTCGGTCGCGCCGAATCGGTGGAAGAGGATCTGTTGGATGCTGTGACCGGTCTCAGTGGGAGCGGGCCTGCGTTTGTGTTCGCGGTCCTGGAAGCGATGGCCGACGGAGGAGTAAAAGTGGGGCTTCCCCGGCAGCTTGCCGATCGCTTGGCAGTATTATCCGCGCTGGGAGCGGCTACCATGGCGCTTCAGTGCGGGACGACGTCGTCCGGCTCATTCGATGCGTGGGAACCGTCGCGAGAACCGATGCGTGCGGGATCGACGGTGCTGCGAGAAGGAGCCATGTCACTGATCGTGGCGCACGCGGTGGAAGCGGCCGCTCGACGATCACAGGAGCTTGGAGGCTGATGTTCGTCATGGGAAACGTATTGCAAGGCGTCGCGACGGTGCTGGATGCTCTCCTCTGGCTCTACCAGTGGATCATCATCGCACGCGCCCTGATTTCCTGGGTCAATCCGGACCCGTGGAATCCGATCGTGCAGTTTCTGGAGCGCGCGACGGAGCCCGTGTTGGCGCCCATTCGGCGCATGATCGGTTGGCGGATGGGGATCGATCTCTCTCCCTTGATTGCCATCTTTGCCATCGTGTTCTTACAATATGCTGTGGTAGGCACACTCAGAGACTTGGCGATCCGAATGCACTGACACTATCGAGCGAGGCATTCCCATGAAATTGACGCCCTTGGAAATCCAGCAGATGGTCTTTCAGGTTCGCATGCGAGGCTATGACCGGGACGAGGTGAATCGGTTTCTGGAAGAGGTTGCTCAATCCGTCGAGGCGGTCAACAGGGACAACGCGGCGCTGCGTGAGCGCGTGCTGCTGATGGAGCAGCAGATTGCCGATCTCCGACGGAACGAAACTACCCTGTCAAATACGCTCTTGTCGGCGCAGTCAATGGCGGACGACGTCAAGAAATCTGCCCAGCGCGAGGCCGACCTCGTCATGAAAGAGGCCGAACTGAAAGGCTCCGAACTGCTCCGGCAGGCCCGATTGGAACTGGGCGAAACGCAACGGGACATCTCCGAGCTCCGCAAACAACGACTGTTGATGATCGAGCGGCTTCGTGCGACGGTACACACCTTTGAGCGCATGCTCGAAATCGAAGAGACCGACGAGGATGAGGCCCCGGAGGCCGCTCCGTCGGGAGAAATGTCCGGCGAGCCCGGGCGATATCCGTAGACGCGACCGCATTCATTCAATTCCCGCCGATGCGCGTGTTCGCGCTCCGGCGATCCACAACTTCCACTTGTACCCCGTATGACACAGGTGCGTTCCGTCGCCGCGGTGCTGCAGGCTGGCGTCGACGAGGGCGTCTTTCCTGGCGCGGTTCTGCATGTCCGGCGAGCGGGGAGGGTGGTCTTCGAGCAGGCCGTCGGACGCATCACGTACGCCGTCGACGCGCCGATGGTCTCGCCGGCCACGGTGTACGATCTTGCCTCACTCACCAAACCCCTTGCAACCACGACAGCGGTGCTGGATGCGATTGAACGGGGACGACTCGAGCTCGCGCAGCCGGTCGGCGACGTCTTGAGCGAACTCCGTTCCACGCCTGTGGGGGCGGCCTCGATCGAACACCTATTGGCGCATGCCTCGGGGCTTCCGGCATGGCGGCCCTATTACGAACGTCTTGCCCGCGAGCCCGGGTCGGTAGACTTGCGCCTCGATCGCACGTGCGCGGCCCGTTGCGTGTTGGAGTGGATTGGAGCGGAGCCGCTCGAGCGGCCGATCGGGACCGGCAGCGTGTACAGCGACCTCGGCTTCATACTGCTGGGGTTCGTCATCGAGCGGCTTAACGGGAGTCCATTGTCGCACTGGTATCGCGGGTTCCTCCAGCGGGACCTGCCGGCCTGTGGTCTGGATTTCATCGACGGCTCCGCGGTGGCACGATCAGTATTCGGGCCAAACGTGACGGTGGCACCCACCGAACAGGATTCGTGGCGCAGCCGCCTGCTGTGCGGTGAAGTGCATGAT harbors:
- a CDS encoding UPF0001 protein, whose protein sequence is MVDGNGENIGRRIEAIRAALRAAARRAGRDASSVRLLAATKTVSVDRVRTALAAGLRLFGENRLQEAMPKIEALASEPIEWHFIGRLQRRKVKQVVGRFALIHSVDSVELAEEINRRAEGAGLIQPVLLEVNVAGEASKGGFAPHTVAEILPALAAMPHLSVRGLMTIPPYTEDPEGSRSAFRSLRALSVELSRKGMAGMAFDELSMGMSNDFAVAVEEGATIVRIGTALFGARPQTE
- a CDS encoding pyrroline-5-carboxylate reductase, yielding MSLGQRIAFVGAGQMAEAFIGGLLKSGLCDRTQVRASDPSAARRSLMQQEYGIDAGVDNAAMASWADIIVLAVKPQICESVLAGLQSVLTRQLVISIAAGLRLGWICARVPEGVRVVRVMPNAPALVGAGMSAVAVAGSATPADMDVALRLCRAVGRAESVEEDLLDAVTGLSGSGPAFVFAVLEAMADGGVKVGLPRQLADRLAVLSALGAATMALQCGTTSSGSFDAWEPSREPMRAGSTVLREGAMSLIVAHAVEAAARRSQELGG
- a CDS encoding YggT family protein yields the protein MFVMGNVLQGVATVLDALLWLYQWIIIARALISWVNPDPWNPIVQFLERATEPVLAPIRRMIGWRMGIDLSPLIAIFAIVFLQYAVVGTLRDLAIRMH
- a CDS encoding DivIVA domain-containing protein — its product is MKLTPLEIQQMVFQVRMRGYDRDEVNRFLEEVAQSVEAVNRDNAALRERVLLMEQQIADLRRNETTLSNTLLSAQSMADDVKKSAQREADLVMKEAELKGSELLRQARLELGETQRDISELRKQRLLMIERLRATVHTFERMLEIEETDEDEAPEAAPSGEMSGEPGRYP
- a CDS encoding D-alanyl-D-alanine carboxypeptidase; protein product: MTQVRSVAAVLQAGVDEGVFPGAVLHVRRAGRVVFEQAVGRITYAVDAPMVSPATVYDLASLTKPLATTTAVLDAIERGRLELAQPVGDVLSELRSTPVGAASIEHLLAHASGLPAWRPYYERLAREPGSVDLRLDRTCAARCVLEWIGAEPLERPIGTGSVYSDLGFILLGFVIERLNGSPLSHWYRGFLQRDLPACGLDFIDGSAVARSVFGPNVTVAPTEQDSWRSRLLCGEVHDENAWALGGTAGHAGLFGTAESVGRMAQWWLHGVTDEPVHGRSSLRRRFVSRVTAVRGTSRALGWDTPSAPSSAGRYFSPASFGHLGFTGTSLWIDPSCEVIVVLVSNRVHPTRANDKIKDFRPRLHDAVWEAWGRGRGDQSA